The DNA window TGCCGTGGGAGTTTACTCCGCGGCCATAGATGGACCGATTGATTTCTACAAATTGTTTGACAATCCAGAGGCTCACATTAGCCTCAAGAGTAAGGCAACCACGgtgagttttattttaatttgaacttaatggaatttaattagtaatattattatacCATAATTGCCCACTTTAGGCTGATCGCACTGCCGCGCACGGATATCCTTCGGAGCACCATCACATAGTTACCGAAGATGGTTACATTTTGGGAGTTTTCCGAATTCCTTACTCCCACAAATTGCAGAACCAGAACGAAAAGCGACCCATTGTCCTTCTTCAGCATGGATTGACGAGCTGTTCTGATGCCTGGATTTTGCAAGGACCCAATGATGGTTTGCCATATTTGCTGGCGGATGCGGGATTCGATGTTTGGATGGGCAATGCTCGTGGAACTTCCTATTCGAGAAACCACACTACGCTCTCCCCGGATCATCCACATTTCTGGAAATTCAGTTGGCATGAGATCGGCATCTACGATATAACCGCCATTATTGACTATGCCCTTAGAACGGAGAACGGTCAGGGACAGGATGCCATCCATTATGTTGGACATTCGCAGGGTACTACGGTGTATTTTGCACTAATGTCATGGATTCCCGCATACAATTATAAGATCAAAACCGCTCACATGTTTGCCCCGGTGGCTATAATGAAGAACTTGTCCAGCGGATTGGTGCGTTCCGTGGgtccatatttgggtcataGGAACACATATTCAGTGCTTTTTGGCTCACAGGAGTTTGTGCCTCATAATGAGTTCCTCATGgccatattctttaatatctGCCAACCGGACTTCATGTTGCGTCCAGTGTGTGAAAGTGCCATGAAGAAACTTTACGCCGGAGGTCGTGTGAATATGGTGAGTATAATTTGAAATCAAATGTATAATAGATTCTAATAGTTAAACCATTAGACTGCTATGCCGGAAGCTATGGCGACCCATCCTGCAGGCTGTTCCACCGACCAGATGTTGCACTACCTACAGGAACAGCAATCGGGTTACTTCCGTCTATTTGATCATGGCACCAAGAAGAATCTAGAAGTCTACGGAACTCAGGAACCCCCAGAGTATCCTGTCGAGTTGATCAATTCCTTGGTGCACATGTGGTATGCCGATAGTGACGATCTCGCCGCTGTGGAGGATGTCGAGCAATTAGCCAAAAGATTGCCCAATAAGGTGATGCACCACATGGCGGATCCTGAGTGGAATCATGGAGATTTCGCCCTGAACTGGGAGGTTCGTAAATATGTCAACGAGCCAGTAATTGCCATCATGAAGGAATTCGAGTCCAAGAACATTGGCACGTGATAAATAGGTTTCCTAATCTCTAATATACCTTATACCTGCGGTAGTCGCATTTACTTTAAGTTTTCACATAAGCTAGTCACACTTATCCAAAACTTATTTTCAcagagaaaatattaaaaaatatattacatatatatgtagtttATCGACTTCAACAAACGAAAGccgatattaatataaatactgAAACAAGTTCGGACGATAAGATGTGCAGCTTAACTCTTTACGAACTTTAGCTTATGGATGGCCAACTTTTCAGACGCTTTTCCTTGTAACCACAACCGCTTTTCATTCCCCCCGGCCCCTTCACACATTCGAACAGAGAAATACATTTGATTTTTCCACTCGGCCAACTTCTGATTGCCAGTTGTTAGCCGGCCAGCCGAAGGAATAATGCATATTCAAGCTTTTCATTCCCATTTCATGGTTCTTGGCATCACTCCCCCAAGGGCCAAGTTGATTTCTGGGCTTTCGTCTGGGCATAAATGGGCCCGGGTGGATATCTAAAAAAAAGGCAGAGCAAGATATTAAAACAGAGTCTGGCTTCTGGCTAATGGATGCTGGTAGCTGGCAAGTTCAAGGCCACGACTTGCGTGGGCGATGGATAGTCCCTGGGTCcgaattttgatttgatttaattgGTCTTAATTTGTGGGCCGTGTAATCAATGGCACTGAATAGTTCTGTCTGCCAAGAAATACGCCTGCGATTACTTAACTCGATTAATTGAAGTTCGCATGGCAGTGTGCTAGTTTCGGAATTGTGTTTTCGGCGTTTAGGTAGAAattaaagaattttttttcctttccGAAATGTTCTATAGCACTCAGTCAACGAGGCGTGGCAAGTAAAAAACACACGGAAGCGTTAAATTGGCGCAAGTGTGCACagcacaaaacacacacaacaaCTATAAAGATATATAGTTGGAATGGAGGAGATTGCGACTTTAAGATACTTACTAAAGGGTAAAATGGGTAAAGAAAAAGATAGACAAACTATTACACTAACTAAAGGAAATCTTACAACAAAGTAggcaaataaaatagaaatgTGGCTATATTTCGGTGTTAAAGGTTGTTAACTTTTCTGAAATTTAGTTTACCCTTAAACTTTTCAAATACTGGGTATAGAAATGAAAAAGCTCACAAGAAAAACTGAGCCAAAGTCAAGGCAACTGCACGGCGCTTTGAGCAAATCGAGCTGCAGTTGCAGacggaaatgggaaaatatcCAAACACTAACTGCACAAGCATTTCGCTGACTTCAAACGGGCTGTTGggtgggtgggcgtggcttTTCCCCAGAGTTAAGCATTTATTTTGGGCGTCAAGTCATAAGGCCAAAACAGTTGCGGTTCCCAGACAAATTAAGCCCAACCAAAAGGGTCAAGTGATGGCGCTGCTCCCACTTTTTTGGGCATTATTTTGCATATGCTAAACTCGGTTTTTCATTTTCGCCTGGTTTTCACTTTGCTCGTCGGTcgtataaaaataattacattttgcCGCACTTCGTGGCATTTGTTttgcgtttttgttttctgtttttttccCAGCGTCATAGTTACAGTGGCCTGGTTTTATATTGCGGCTGACACTGGCCACTATCTATTAGTTAGTTTGGCTAGTAAATTCCACACATAGGTACTTTACACACGAAATCGgattttatcttttgttttatggcTACGGTTACATTGTTCATCCCTTCATTTTTaatctttattattttactatTGGCTTCCGTATGGTAGCTAATACGTCAGactataaataattatagaaCACGTCGGAATATAACTATTCACAGAATGGGGAAGCGTTACTATAATATGTATTATGTGATAAAAGTTTAGTAAAGAGTACTAATTTCCAATATCAAACATTACTTCGATTAATTCAGGTCTTTAATTTATTAGTGTGTACTTTTCCAGCTAAACGATTTATCTTCATAGTGTTATCAGTACTAACgtcatgtttattttatttattatttatttgggacTCTTGCTAACATTTTAAGCTGTCCTTTTTGTACTACACCTAATAATAGTGAGCTCCTACTGCTGCTCCCTACGTTTTTTGAAGGCTATCCTTCCTTACAAGGTATTAGCTCCGTAAAAGATTACCGAAAAGCCGAAGTCACGTTGTGTACGTTTTGTAGGTTtctgcaaattgaatttaccTCCCACATTCGACCCTGCAGCAGACGTAAGTAATTGCTGTAATTGATTGTCAAAAATCAATTATTTGGTGTGCTGGCTAGTTATGCTCAAGCTATATAGTACAATACCTTACAACATATTTCACTGGAAATGGTTGCCTTTGTGCAAGTGCAGTCGAGTAATTGGCGCACAATTCCAGCGATGATATCATAGCCATTGTGCGCCCATTAATGTGCATTAAATCCAATAAAATTGCGTACACATCTGACGCGCTTTTTTGGCtgtttctatttatttatttgattgtgtTGAACTTTAACTTGATTTGCCTGCTAGTCATTGCCGGATCGGATATAGCCACGCCAGCTAACTTgacattttcgaaaattcGATTCTAGAAATCAAATTACTGTGAAATGGATGCAAGCATTGGTGAAATTCATGGGCTGGCGCTTAGGGAATTTAGTATTAATTTATTGGTCCATGTACATCACGCATTTGTCACGCCTTAACCTTAACCTTAACCTGATCGCATTTGGTAAATATTTGGTATTCCTGTCTAATCTCAGGCGGACACGGCGATTTGGCCCACTCCCCAACGCCTGGTTACCGGGTTACCCGCGGAGCAAGTCCACATCAGCATTCAATTTTAATCTAAAACCAGTAGCAGCCCGTTTGAGTCAGCGAGCTCAGCGTATTATCGTGGAAATTTACCCTGTTTCTTTTCTAGAAGTTGTAAAATCCATTCCAAGGGATATGCATTTTTATATACACCCTGGCGCCGGGCAATAAAGCCACAGACGCGACACGTCCGCGTACAAAGAAAGTAATTTACTATCTGGCAGATCTTGGGCTAGCCAGAGATacacaccatcgcacaccgaATGGGGGGTGTGCACATATGTGCGCTTATCTATCCAGATCCGACATGCCCCTGGCAATTTATGCGATAAAGCTTTACACAAAGCCTCTGCCCACACTCTTACAAGATTTGCGTGAATTACGATCGGCCAATGTGACGATGATGCTGACTTGGATAAGATCTCCGGAGATTTCTAACGCAGCGGCGGAAAATTAGTTCAGTGCTCGGCGGAGATTTGGATCATACACTTGTGTGTGCTCTCtttcaaatcgaatcgaattgtCCTGAATCCGAAACTCAAGGATCTCGAGAGCGTGTGCGTTATACATCGGTTTAAAAGAGACTTGTTAATATTAAACTATACTTTCAGAAGTGCTTCGCCCGACTTCGATTTCCGATTGCAattgaaacaattttaaatagcTTTTGATAAAGTAGAATCCGTTGACCTTGAATACGACCGCGACACTTGCGTTTTAAAggtttaaattattttcatatcataaataatttttttaacgtCAGTTAAGAAAGAAATTTAAGGATCAAGGCGTTTTAAAAGCGAGATTTtgaattttcacttttatattattttgtagTTAACTTCCTAGTTAACTTTCAATGCATAAGCTAGGAACTTTCATGTGATTAACCTTAAAAAGAATCCTTTAAGTCGGAAGTGGCCTTCTATTCGTAAAAACGAACCATACTAAATGCAAAGTCGAATTTAATTCACAGTGATTGTGGGTGTGTTAAACTAATGCAAAAGTAATCAAAGCCGGACGCATTAAAGTGACGCGGCTGGAAGtccataaaaataaactacATAAAAGCAACTTGCGGTGCCGGAAATAATGTCAACCACTGCCGATCCCGTGGCGCAGGGGGTAAACTCCCCCGTGGTGGATGTGGTGGCCAAAACCACCACAACGGTGGCCAATGCGATTGCGAAGACAGTGGCCGTAATTAGCAGCACGGTCTCAACTAGCTCCACAACTGGCGCCACTTCCACCATCCCAACGAGCAGTAGTAGCACACCCACTACCTCGACCACTTTCGCCTACACTCCCACGCCCTCTCCCATTCAATCAACATCCCCATCCCTGGAGGATGGCGCGGAGAAACTCAGCGTGAAGGATTTGAGCCAGGCCCTGCAGCATTTCGGTATTGTTGATTACTTGGTCTTCATCGCCATGTTGGCGGTCTGCGCCGTTATCGGCTTCTATTTTGGCTTTATCGAAAAGAAGCAAAAGAAGCAGAAGCTGGCCGGCAAGGACGGTGGCGGGGCGGCGGGCGTCGAGGAGAGGCGTGGCTCGGAGGCGCTGGACTACCTGGTGGGCGGACGGCAAATGAAAGTGTTTCCGGTCGCGCTGTCACTTGTGGCCAGGTGAGTTACAGCTTCGGCTGGGGCTATGTATATGCAAATGGTAAATTGGCCCGGAGAATTTAATCCTGGCTGGCCCACGGGCTGTGCACGGAAAGCAATTTGAATACGTTTGCAGTTCTCAAAAAGGATAATACGAATACAACTGCAGTTCCATGGcaaatcatttaaatttcaaaaaatgaGTTCAGCTCTTAGAGAAAAtaagcttatttaaataagtatACTTTTTGACATTATTTTTCGCTGTGCAGGCCTGCCTAATTACTTTTGACACGGCCGCAGAAAAGGTGGTTGAGCATCCTAAATGGAAGTGGGGCAGCAAGGAAGCTTGCAAATTTATTGAGCGCGCCCGCTTTAAGCTGGCATAATCCGCAAAAATTGAATGCTATGCATTCGCTTGAATGCGGCTAATATTTGCACAAATTATCGTAATGGGCTAAGCCAAGCCCACGCAGATCAATCAAAATACTTTCAGTCACTTCGCCTTGTTCCATGCCATTGGCCAAAcgtgcgtatacgtaatctaGGCAAAATAGATAATCTGGCCCAGCCCAGCATTGTCTGGCGAATTGTTTTGCAAGGGCAAACAGTGaagcattttatttaaaagtttccGACTCAGGACAGGGCATTGCGTAAACAATATTCATTGTCAGGGTCAATGGATGAGTGCCATGGTGTTATGTTGGTTGGTTGGATGCCTTTGGTTTGTGCTGATATTGAAATGGCTTGCGGAACTTTGCGAGTAAATATATCTGGCATATAAATACAACTTAGCAAATCACTGTGTCTAAGCCGGATTGAAGTTATTTAAACTTGTGCCCGGCCGCAAACTCAAATAATTTGCCCAAATTACTTTTTCTTTTGCTGTTCGGACGGCCAAGTGACCTTGGTCCTGCGGAATGGGGTGTCTTGTATTTGACACGTTTTGGTCAAGCACCTTTCGAAGGGTGCGGTCCCTTTGTCTTAGCCGTGTGCTCGACGCATTAATGACCAGGCGGACAGGTCCTGTTCCCCGAAATCCTGGCCGTGCTCTTGGTCAAGGACAATTGTTTCGTGAGCCTTTTATTGTTATGGCATTCTATTTGTTGTCGTTTGCTTTTTGCAACAAATTCAGCCAACGTGCCTTGAATTACAATTACAtggcataatttttttttttctacaaAACGCCCTTTGTTCCTTGCAGATTTTTTCAATTGTTGTAAAACAAATTGTTtcgttgtgtgtgtgtctgcatACTTTAACGTCGCTTGTTATCAACTTTTAATGGCATTTTTCTCTCGGCCGTCAACTTTCTGTACCAATGGTggcaattcattttgttttgcgGCCAAAATTGAAATGATGATTGTTATGGATATTAATCATTAAAATCAGATTACCAAATACAGGCAAGGAAAAAGTTTGCTCCGCCAAATGCGACTAGACATCATTTGTTTTGGATTGGATTAAATTCATAGCAGCAGCACACATGCTAAATATATTATACAAAAAGTATCTTTACCATTCATGACAAACAAACTTTCAAGATTCAATATGGTGCCACAATGCCCTAAGCCTTCGCCAATCGATTaccttaaatttatttcacaAAAGTTGGCCCACCTTCGTTATAACTTAGACCAACAGCTAAGTGACCATaacttaattgaattaaaaaatttCTCCGAGTTTGCTTTGCGGGATggcaaagataaaaaaaacttTGCGGGGGCCAAAATCCTGATCCTGATCAATCGACTGGCAATTAGCTTCGCTGAACTTTAAGCTTAAGCTATAATTAGCGTGAACTAATTGTTGGTATTTCACTTTTAGCTTTGTGTCTGGAATCTCGCTTCTGGGAACTTCAACGGAAATCTATGTATATGGCACGCAGTACGCCTTCATCCTGGTGACCCTGGCCATTTCGGGAGCCATTTCATGGTATATCTTCCTGCCCGTGTTCTGTAATCTCCAGCTGACATCCACGTATGAGGTAAGCAGAACGTTGTCCAATGCAAGTAAATTGTGTGTGTTTACCCATTGGACTGCATGATACGCATTAATTCTATTGGTTTGAGTATACGAATTTGGATTCTTTTGATATTCGATGGCATGTTAATGTGTAAGTAAGGCTAAACCCAACAGCAAGCAGGGAGTACATGTTCGGTACAAAAAAACACGGGACAAAACCGCCATGCAGCCAGCTGTAAGAACTCTTTGAATGGCTGTTTATTTGCATGCAGTAGATATCCACGAGGTTGTGGCGCACAAAGCCAGCTACAATAAGCCCGAACAATACCAATTGTACGGGCTGACAAACGGATAGTCGTAGTTTATAAGTTGGTGTTGGCAACATGTCGTATGAGTAATAGTCGATTATGTATGCGCCGCGttgccgcacacacacattctcGAGACCACTGCGTGTGgcagtgcgtgtgtgtgtgtttatttgaGCAATCCTTACTGTGTGTTCAACGAAAGACAACAAAccattggaaaaaaaaatatttgcagtaTTTCGAGATGCGCTTTAACAAATCGGTTCGCCTGCTGGGATCCGCCTTCTTCACCGGTGCAAATGTAAGTCTAATCCAAttacaagtgaagagaaaatCGTTACGTTCCTTCAGATCCTAAAGGAATGCTTTTAGAGCAACTTTAATGCTAAGTGTTTTTTTCTTAGCTTATCTGGCTGCCCATCGTTATTTATGTGCCAGCACTGGCTTTTAATCAAGGTAAGATTATCTTAGAGCATCGAAGTTAAAGGGTACAAGTTTTGAAGGGACCTTAAAGAACAAAATATGAGTTTAAGAGTCTTATATAGCGTACTTATTGTCAAGAACCCTACATAGACATTACAATGGGATATACAGTTTTATATTAGTAtccaaaatatatacaaatattacTATCTTTTATATTATTCTTCTCAGAGAAGAACTTTACCCAACTACTCGATCCCTGATTATGAAACCCTAATAACGGAGGCTTCTTAGTTCCCCCCAGTAAacgttaatttatttttccagTTACTGGAATAAATATCCACGTCATCACTCCAATCGTATGCCTCGTCTGTATATTCTATACGACGGCTGGGGGGCTGAAGGCCGTTGTCTGGACAGATGTGATCCAAACCGTCATTATGATAGGTACGGTTATCTTTGTCATCATAAAGGGCACCCTGGATGTGGGCGGACTGGGCGTGGTTATTCAACGGAATTTGGACAGCGGACGATTCGAGTGGCCTGAGTGGGTAAAAACTAATTAAGGGTCCCGACATATATTAAATGAAAGTAATTTTAAAACAGATTTACACTCGATCCCAAAGTTCGCATGTCCATGCTGGCCTTGATGGTCGGATGTGTTGGACACAATAGCTACCAGTTTGGCTGCAATCAAATGATGACCCAGCGATACATGTCCCTTCCTGGTGTAAAACAGATGGCTCATACATCATTCATTTTTATTGTCGGATTGATTCTATTGTTTTCACTCTGTTTGTACAATGGTCTCCTTCTGTACGCAACGTACTACGATTGCGATCCGCTAACAACCAAGGTTGGGAACTATTATCcattaaatggaaaaacaCGATTTTAAACTCCGCTTATCGTTTCATCTAAAAGGAGTTTAAGCTCGCTAGTATTCCAAACCCCTTTGGGTTTGCTTATAACTTAGATTTAATTCCAGTTGGCAGTGGCCAAGGATCAATTGGTTCCGCTGCTCGTGGTGCAATCGATGAGCTCATTTCCCGGAATTGCCGGTATGTTTGTGGCCGGAGTGTTTAGTGCTGCCCTCAGTTCGCTGTCGACGGGTATGAATTCCCTATCTGCTGTTTTCCTGGAGGATTATATTAGGCCCCTTGCGAAGAAACCCCTTACCGAACACCAGACCGGCGTGACCGTGCGACTTTGTACGGTCATAATTGGCATTATCAGTGTGGCCCTGGTCTTTGTGGTCGAGCGGATGAGCTCCCATGTGTTGCAACTCGGCATCGCCATTGGCTCAGTGGTCCAAGGTCCGCTTCTTGGTCTATTTTCGATGGGTCTGCTGTGCCCAAGTATCAACTCAAAAGTGAGTTTCCCCTCCTCCATCAAAGCTGTTAGGATGAAAGTTAACAAATAATCATTTTGTTTAAGAGCGCCATCACGGGATCAATTTTCTCCTTCTTCTTCATGGGTTGGCTTAGTATTTCGGCCCAAATTGCCATTAACTCTGGGGAAATTCATCCCGAGGAAAAGCCAGTCAGCGTGGAAGGCTGTGATTATGAGTTCGACCGTTCCCTGCTGACACCTGCAAATGCCACTCTTCATATGGGAGAATCCGCGTAAGTTTGCGATATCCTTAATCGCGAAAATCTGTTCTGTTCGGTTCTCATCATAGAAGCCTAATCCCACAGGTCCCTTAGTTTCGCCGAGCAGTTATACCACATATCCTTCATGTTTTACACTGTAATGGGGGGAACATTGAGTGTGATTGTGGGCCATTTAGCCGGCTTCATATTTGGTCGCAATAAGCCCGGCGACGTGGAGGACGATTTGCTATCGCCCTGCATACGCAGATTCCACAAGTCGAAATATTCCAGTGTAAATTTAAATGAGGACTCCTTAAGGAGTGCTGATGAGAAGCCATAGAGCATTCTTTGACTAACCTATGTTTAATTTACTAATCCATTAATTtctgttatatttttattccCTTTCactcatttaaattttaaaaggtACTTAAATGATTTAATAGAAATACTTAATTGCCAATTACTTAATTTTTTGACGCCCAGAAGATTGACAAAATGTAAATACCAAACCTTTCGTTTATGAAAGTTAGCTATTCAATCGCGttcttaaaaataaagctTCAATGACTTACACTACCTTATTTTGGTTTGCCGTTAAAAAGATTTGTCTTTAGATTTAAGTTTCATGGGTTCTTGACAATTCATATGTGTAAATGttaaaaattcgttgaaattgcattctttattattttgaatatAGTTTAAGCTGAGTAAATCCAATATGCAATTCGAGAAAACTTCTAGCCTCCCTATACCCGAAACATAGAGGCTCCGTCAAATCGAGCGCCACGTGCTGACTTTTGTGCACTTTTCCAGTAACTGGAATAAATATACATGTCATCACGCCAATCGTGTGCCTCGTCTGCATATTCTACACAGCAGCCGGCGGACTGAAGGCCGTTGTCTGGACAGATGTGATCCAAACCGTGATAATGGTGGGAGCTATTTTCTTCGTCATCATCAAGGGCACCGTCGATTTGGGCGGACTGGGCGTGGTTATTCAGCGGAATTTCGACACCGGACGTATGGAGTGGCCTGAGTGGGTGAAAACTGTTTACTAGGGCAGGTACCACACATGGCAAGTAATCCTGCCAGAATGTGGGGTGCATGGGCTCGGCTCACTGGTCTATATGGTATAATATGGTACATTTTCGAAACAGATTGACGCTGGATCCAAAGGTGCGAATGTCCATGTTGGCAATGATGGTGGGCAACATGGCACACAACTCGTATAACCTCGGATGCAATCAGATCATCACCCAGCGATACCTGTCACTGCCCGGATTAAAGCAGATGGCCCAGTGCTCTTTCATCTTCATTTCCGGACTGGTTGTTCTGATGGCCATCTGCATGTACAACGGCCTCCTGCTATCCGCAACCTACTACGACTGTGATCCATTGACCACGAAGGTGGGGACTTATTAGCAAACCATGCATATTGTTACTAATCCTGAAAGTTACTTAAAGTTGGCGGTGGCCAAGGATCAATTGGTTCCCCTGCTCGTCGTGCAATCCATGAGCTCATTTCCGGGAGTTCCCGGCATGTTTGTGGCCGGAGTGTTTAGTGCCGCCCTCAGTTCTCTGAGTACGGGTATGAATTCTCTATCTGCTGTTTTCCTAGAGGATTACATCAGGCCCTTGTCGAGAAAGCCTCTTACGGAGCACCAAACTGCTGTTATCATGCGTGTTTGTACGGTTTTAATTGGAGTCATGAGTGTGTGCCTGGTTTTTGTTGTGGAGCAGATGGGGTCTCATGTAATGCAGCTTTCCATGACCGTGGGATCGGTGGCACAGGGTCCGCTGTTGGGTCTTTTCGTGATGGGCCTGCTGTGCCCAAGCATCAACTCAAAGGTATTAGTTCTAGAATTTTTCTTTCTCCTATtagtttgaaatatttaacaaatttcAGAGCGCCATAGTGGGATCCCTTTGCTCCTTCTTCTTTATGGGTTGGTTGTGCCTATCGGCGCAATTGGCCATCAATTCCGGCGAAATGCACTTTGAGAGCAAACCAGTTAGCGTAGAAGGCTGTGACTATGAGTTTGATCGCGACCTGGTGACTTCTGCCAACGCGACCATTCCCTTGATTGAATCTGGGTAAGTTTTTC is part of the Drosophila sechellia strain sech25 chromosome 3R, ASM438219v1, whole genome shotgun sequence genome and encodes:
- the LOC6616987 gene encoding lipase 3, with amino-acid sequence MNRFTGSLLVLVALAVGVYSAAIDGPIDFYKLFDNPEAHISLKSKATTADRTAAHGYPSEHHHIVTEDGYILGVFRIPYSHKLQNQNEKRPIVLLQHGLTSCSDAWILQGPNDGLPYLLADAGFDVWMGNARGTSYSRNHTTLSPDHPHFWKFSWHEIGIYDITAIIDYALRTENGQGQDAIHYVGHSQGTTVYFALMSWIPAYNYKIKTAHMFAPVAIMKNLSSGLVRSVGPYLGHRNTYSVLFGSQEFVPHNEFLMAIFFNICQPDFMLRPVCESAMKKLYAGGRVNMTAMPEAMATHPAGCSTDQMLHYLQEQQSGYFRLFDHGTKKNLEVYGTQEPPEYPVELINSLVHMWYADSDDLAAVEDVEQLAKRLPNKVMHHMADPEWNHGDFALNWEVRKYVNEPVIAIMKEFESKNIGT
- the LOC6616988 gene encoding sodium-coupled monocarboxylate transporter 1 isoform X2, producing MSTTADPVAQGVNSPVVDVVAKTTTTVANAIAKTVAVISSTVSTSSTTGATSTIPTSSSSTPTTSTTFAYTPTPSPIQSTSPSLEDGAEKLSVKDLSQALQHFGIVDYLVFIAMLAVCAVIGFYFGFIEKKQKKQKLAGKDGGGAAGVEERRGSEALDYLVGGRQMKVFPVALSLVASFVSGISLLGTSTEIYVYGTQYAFILVTLAISGAISWYIFLPVFCNLQLTSTYEYFEMRFNKSVRLLGSAFFTGANLIWLPIVIYVPALAFNQVTGINIHVITPIVCLVCIFYTTAGGLKAVVWTDVIQTVIMIGTVIFVIIKGTLDVGGLGVVIQRNLDSGRFEWPEFTLDPKVRMSMLALMVGCVGHNSYQFGCNQMMTQRYMSLPGVKQMAHTSFIFIVGLILLFSLCLYNGLLLYATYYDCDPLTTKLAVAKDQLVPLLVVQSMSSFPGIAGMFVAGVFSAALSSLSTGMNSLSAVFLEDYIRPLAKKPLTEHQTGVTVRLCTVIIGIISVALVFVVERMSSHVLQLGIAIGSVVQGPLLGLFSMGLLCPSINSKSAITGSIFSFFFMGWLSISAQIAINSGEIHPEEKPVSVEGCDYEFDRSLLTPANATLHMGESASLSFAEQLYHISFMFYTVMGGTLSVIVGHLAGFIFGRNKPGDVEDDLLSPCIRRFHKSKYSSVNLNEDSLRSADEKP
- the LOC6616988 gene encoding sodium-coupled monocarboxylate transporter 1 isoform X3; this encodes MSTTADPVAQGVNSPVVDVVAKTTTTVANAIAKTVAVISSTVSTSSTTGATSTIPTSSSSTPTTSTTFAYTPTPSPIQSTSPSLEDGAEKLSVKDLSQALQHFGIVDYLVFIAMLAVCAVIGFYFGFIEKKQKKQKLAGKDGGGAAGVEERRGSEALDYLVGGRQMKVFPVALSLVASFVSGISLLGTSTEIYVYGTQYAFILVTLAISGAISWYIFLPVFCNLQLTSTYEYFEMRFNKSVRLLGSAFFTGANLIWLPIVIYVPALAFNQVTGINIHVITPIVCLVCIFYTAAGGLKAVVWTDVIQTVIMVGAIFFVIIKGTVDLGGLGVVIQRNFDTGRMEWPELTLDPKVRMSMLAMMVGNMAHNSYNLGCNQIITQRYLSLPGLKQMAQCSFIFISGLVVLMAICMYNGLLLSATYYDCDPLTTKLAVAKDQLVPLLVVQSMSSFPGVPGMFVAGVFSAALSSLSTGMNSLSAVFLEDYIRPLSRKPLTEHQTAVIMRVCTVLIGVMSVCLVFVVEQMGSHVMQLSMTVGSVAQGPLLGLFVMGLLCPSINSKSAIVGSLCSFFFMGWLCLSAQLAINSGEMHFESKPVSVEGCDYEFDRDLVTSANATIPLIESGSLTFAQELYHVSFMFYSVMGAAVGVITAHLAGFVFGRNTADDVDIELLSPCIRRFQKSSYSSVKLDENTLKSFNAKT
- the LOC6616988 gene encoding sodium-coupled monocarboxylate transporter 1 isoform X5, with translation MSTTADPVAQGVNSPVVDVVAKTTTTVANAIAKTVAVISSTVSTSSTTGATSTIPTSSSSTPTTSTTFAYTPTPSPIQSTSPSLEDGAEKLSVKDLSQALQHFGIVDYLVFIAMLAVCAVIGFYFGFIEKKQKKQKLAGKDGGGAAGVEERRGSEALDYLVGGRQMKVFPVALSLVASFVSGISLLGTSTEIYVYGTQYAFILVTLAISGAISWYIFLPVFCNLQLTSTYEYFQLRYGAGIRNLGSVLFIVGTMLWLPVALYVPAITYNQVTGTGIHVITPIVCTICTFYTCVGGLKAVVWTDVIQSFVMFGSILAVCIKGTFDAGGLGVVLQRNEEGGRLNAPEYVYR